GACCTTTTGAGCAAGATTACCGATATCCAGCACAACTTTCAAAACGTAATCATTTCTACCCAGCACATCCATTTAGATCACGACAATTGTCTTGAGATTGTGGCTGTGAGAGGTAATCCGGCGGAAGTTCAGCGTCTCGCCGATACATTGAAATCCATAAAGGGCGTGAAACACGGGACACTAAACATGTCGAGCACAGGGAAGGGCATAGAGTAGTAATATTTTTTTATTCAATAGTAGCACGAATATTAGTTTCGTAACATACAGGAGGGATAGGTGGTTAAGCTAAATATCTGGATTATGGCAGCAATTGCCTCGTTGTCTTCTGTTATCGGGATTGTGTATGCACAGGAAAGCCATCCGGTCAAGTTAAGCGAAATTGTTGTAACTGCCACACGAACCGAAAAAGAACTGGCCGATGTCCCTGCTTCGACGAGCGTAGTCTCAAAGGATGATATTGAAAAGAGCAATGTTCAGGCTGTAGATCAGGCGCTGAATGCGCTTCCCGGCGTCCTTGACAGACGCGGGAAGGGTCTCATGGATACCCAGTCAGCCGTTACCTTAAGGGGCATGCCGGAGCAAAAGCGAACCCTCATCATGCTCGATGGCATAACCATGAACAAAGCCTACGATGGCACTGTCAATTTTGGCGGTTTTGCCC
This genomic interval from Pseudomonadota bacterium contains the following:
- the nikR gene encoding nickel-responsive transcriptional regulator NikR, whose amino-acid sequence is MSELVRFGVSLEKKLLEKFDSFIRDRNYTNRSEAFRDMIRQELIKKEWTEGEDIAGAITLIYDHHRKDLLSKITDIQHNFQNVIISTQHIHLDHDNCLEIVAVRGNPAEVQRLADTLKSIKGVKHGTLNMSSTGKGIE